One segment of Alnus glutinosa chromosome 2, dhAlnGlut1.1, whole genome shotgun sequence DNA contains the following:
- the LOC133862042 gene encoding cytochrome P450 89A2-like, with protein MEAWLIILVSLSACFFIKLLFNLLFSSKKNESKGHLFPPGPPPLPIIGHLHLLPKSTIELRSLLSNLSQKYGPVLTLLVGSKPLVFITSYPIAHKALVKNSAIFANRPPVVPVSYVLSNKRKDIGGSPYGLTWRVLRRNLVSEALHPAGLKSYSFARKRSMETMINSFKQQCSKQEGEAGAVRLFEHLHQAVFSLFILMTYGDIGEDAIREVEHIQYTFLVSYSEFSVFANWPRLGKLVYRKRWEKYTEFLRRQYDILMPHIQARQKLKQEKKAGKEVVDLVTYTDTLLDLEISEGAGKLEEADVLSLSSEFINAGADTTATMFQWVMAYLVKYPRVQVKLFAEISRVVEQGAEEVKEEDLQRIPYLKAVILECLRIHPPNTSLVPHTNTEEMEISGYNIPKNTTVLIGTAIIGRDPTVWENPMEFRPERMMTSSSNDNGGEEVGDVTSFKMLPFGAGRRMCPGYKYGSLILEYFVANLVWNFEWKAVDDVDLSEKEEFLVVMKNPVRAQVIPRRVK; from the coding sequence ATGGAGGCTTGGTTGATCattctcgtctctctctctgcatGTTTTTTCATAAAACTCCTCTTCAatcttctcttctcctccaaAAAGAATGAATCAAAAGGCCACCTCTTCCCACCAGGACCCCCCCCTCTTCCCATCATAGGACACCTTCATTTACTTCCCAAATCAACCATTGAGCTTCGATCCCTCCTCTCTAACCTCTCCCAAAAGTATGGCCCTGTTCTCACCCTACTCGTTGGCTCTAAACCCCTTGTTTTCATCACCTCCTACCCCATCGCCCACAAAGCCCTTGTTAAAAACAGTGCCATCTTTGCAAACCGTCCACCAGTCGTCCCTGTTAGCTATGTTCTCAGTAACAAGCGCAAAGATATTGGGGGATCCCCCTATGGCCTTACATGGCGTGTCCTTCGTCGTAACCTCGTGTCTGAAGCTCTCCACCCAGCTGGGTTGAAATCTTACTCTTTCGCCCGCAAGCGATCCATGGAAACAATGATTAATAGCTTCAAGCAGCAATGTTCCAAGCAAGAGGGCGAGGCCGGCGCCGTACGTCTCTTTGAGCATCTCCACCAAGCCGTGTTTTCCTTGTTCATTCTCATGACTTACGGAGACATCGGCGAGGATGCAATTCGAGAAGTCGAGCACATACAATATACATTTCTTGTCAGTTACTCTGAGTTCAGCGTGTTCGCTAACTGGCCAAGATTGGGGAAGCTTGTGTATAGAAAGcgttgggaaaagtacacagaATTTTTAAGGCGTCAATACGACATCCTGATGCCTCATATTCAAGCCCGGCAGAAGTTGAAGCAAGAGAAGAAGGCCGGCAAAGAAGTAGTTGACTTGGTAACATACACAGATACCTTACTGGATCTGGAAATTTCCGAGGGGGCCGGAAAGCTTGAGGAGGCCGATGTACTGAGTTTGAGCTCGGAGTTTATCAACGCAGGCGCTGACACAACCGCAACGATGTTCCAGTGGGTCATGGCATATTTAGTAAAGTATCCACGTGTTCAAGTCAAGCTTTTTGCTGAAATCAGTCGAGTTGTGGAACAAGGAGCGGAGGAGGTTAAGGAGGAGGATTTGCAGAGGATTCCATATTTGAAAGCGGTGATCCTAGAATGTCTCAGAATTCACCCTCCAAATACCTCCTTGGTTCCACACACAAACACAGAAGAAATGGAAATAAGTGGGTACAATATCCCAAAAAATACAACGGTGCTCATCGGGACGGCAATAATAGGGCGGGATCCAACAGTGTGGGAGAATCCTATGGAGTTTAGGCCTGAAAGGATGATGACTAGTAGTAGTAATGATAATGGTGGAGAAGAAGTGGGTGATGTGACGTCGTTTAAGATGTTGCCCTTCGGTGCTGGGAGGAGGATGTGTCCCGGTTACAAATATGGGTCGCTAATTCTGGAGTACTTTGTTGCAAATTTGGTATGGAATTTCGAGTGGAAGGCAGTGGATGATGTTGATCTCTCGGAGAAGGAGGAGTTCTTGGTTGTTATGAAAAATCCAGTGCGTGCCCAGGTCATCCCGAGAAGAGTCAAGTAG
- the LOC133859345 gene encoding endoglucanase 9-like, producing the protein MTMIRGAFFCLLFFSSFFVLGTVQANPNYRDALAKSVLFFQGQRSGRLPMSQQITWRSNSGLSDGRLANVDLTGGYYDAGDNVKFNFPMAYTTTMLSWGALEYGKRMGVTQLQSTRTAIRWATDYLLKCATATPGKLYVGVGDPNVDHKCWERPEDMSTVRTVYSVSSSNPGSDVAAETAAALAAASIVFRIVDPKYSRLLLKTAKNVMQFAMQYRGAYSDSLGSAVCPFYCSYSGYKDELLWGAAWLLWATKDVSYLNFLKSLGANDGTDIFSWDNKFAGAHVLLSRQALLGNDKNFDPFKQEAEDFMCRILPNSPYTTTQYTQGGLMYKLPESNLQYVTSITFLLTTYSKYMSATKHTFNCGSLLVTSSSLKALAKKQVDYILGENPLKMSYMVGYGPYFPKRIHHRGSSMPSLATHPQTIACDGGFQPFFYSSNPNPNTLTGAIVGGPNQNDGFPDDRGDYSHSEPATYINAAIVGPLAYFAGSYST; encoded by the exons ATGACAATGATAAGGGGAGCTTTCTTCTGCCTCTTGTTTTTCtcatctttctttgttttgggcACTGTTCAAGCCAATCCCAACTACAGAGATGCCTTAGCAAAGTCCGTACTGTTCTTTCAAGGCCAGAGGTCCGGGAGGCTCCCTATGTCCCAACAAATTACTTGGAGGTCCAACTCTGGCCTATCCGATGGTCGGCTTGCCAAC GTGGATTTAACCGGAGGTTACTACGATGCCGGAGACAACGTGAAATTCAATTTTCCGATGGCCTACACCACCACCATGCTATCATGGGGCGCACTGGAATATGGAAAGCGAATGGGCGTCACCCAATTACAAAGTACAAGGACTGCAATACGATGGGCGACTGACTACCTCTTAAAGTGTGCCACTGCCACGCCTGGTAAGCTCTACGTTGGTGTGGGTGATCCCAACGTAGATCACAAGTGTTGGGAAAGGCCTGAGGACATGAGCACAGTCCGAACCGTGTATTCGGTCTCTTCTAGCAACCCTGGCTCCGACGTAGCCGCCGAAACCGCTGCTGCTTTAGCCGCTGCTTCCATAGTTTTTAGAATTGTTGATCCTAAGTACTCAAGGTTGCTATTGAAGACGGCCAAAAATGTTATGCAATTTGCAATGCAATATCGAGGCGCTTATAGTGATTCTCTCGGCTCTGCGGTTTGCCCATTTTATTGTTCATATTCTggatataag GATGAACTGCTGTGGGGAGCTGCATGGCTTCTATGGGCGACCAAGGATGTTTCTTACTTGAATTTCTTAAAATCACTGGGAGCTAACGATGGAACAGACATCTTCAGCTGGGACAACAAATTTGCTGGTGCTCATGTTCTCCTATCAAGG CAAGCCTTGCTTGGCAATGACAAGAACTTTGATCCATTCAAACAAGAAGCTGAAGATTTCATGTGCCGGATTTTGCCCAACTCTCCCTACACAACTACACAATATACACaag GCGGGCTCATGTACAAGCTACCTGAAAGCAACCTTCAGTATGTTACATCCATAACATTCTTGCTAACAACCTATTCCAAGTACATGTCCGCTACGAAACACACATTTAACTGTGGAAGTCTTTTGGTCACTTCCAGTTCACTAAAAGCCCTTGCAAAGAAAcag GTTGATTATATATTAGGAGAGAACCCACTGAAAATGTCATATATGGTAGGCTATGGGCCGTATTTTCCAAAGAGAATTCACCACAGAGGATCATCCATGCCCTCCTTGGCAACTCACCCACAAACCATAGCTTGTGACGGTGGTTTCCAACCCTTCTTTTATTCATCCAACCCCAATCCCAACACGTTGACAGGCGCCATTGTTGGGGGTCCAAACCAGAACGATGGCTTCCCAGATGATCGGGGTGACTACAGTCATTCAGAACCTGCCACCTATATAAATGCTGCCATTGTTGGACCTTTAGCATACTTTGCTGGGAGCTACTCTACTTGA
- the LOC133860420 gene encoding endoglucanase 9-like, with protein MAYTTTMLSWSTLEYGKRMDSQSQLASARAAIRWGTDYLLKCATATSGKLYVGVGDPNADHKCWERPEDMDTVRTVYSVSSSNPGSDVAAETAAALAAASLVFKKVDSKYSELLLKTAKNVMEFAKQYQGAYSDSLGSAVCPFYCSYSGYKDELVWGAAWLLRATKDVSYLNFLKSVGDNDATDTFSWDSKLPGALVLLSRQALLSNDKDFDPFKQQAEDYICKILPDSPYSTTKYTQGGLMFKLPDNNLQYVTAATFLLTTYAKYMASTKHTFNCGSLSVTPSSLRTLAKKQVDYILGENPLKMSYMVGYGPNFPKRIHHRGSSMPSLTSHPQTIGCQGGFDPFMHSTSPNPNILTGAIVGGPDQNDGFPDDRGDYSHSEPTTYINAAIVGPLAYFAKSSSTT; from the exons ATGGCCTACACCACCACCATGCTGTCATGGAGCACGCTCGAATATGGGAAGCGGATGGACAGCCAAAGCCAATTAGCAAGCGCAAGGGCTGCAATACGATGGGGCACTGACTACCTTCTCAAGTGTGCCACTGCCACGTCTGGTAAACTATATGTTGGTGTGGGTGATCCCAACGCAGACCACAAGTGCTGGGAAAGGCCTGAGGACATGGACACAGTTCGGACTGTGTATTCGGTCTCTTCTAGCAACCCTGGCTCGGACGTGGCGGCGGAGACTGCTGCTGCTTTAGCCGCTGCTTCCCTGGTTTTTAAAAAGGTTGATTCCAAGTACTCGGAGCTGCTATTGAAGACAGCAAAAAATGTTATGGAATTTGCAAAGCAATATCAAGGCGCTTATAGCGATTCCCTCGGCTCTGCAGTCTGTCCATTTTATTGTTCATATTCTGGATATaag GATGAACTGGTGTGGGGAGCTGCATGGCTCCTAAGGGCGACCAAAGATGTTTCTTACTTGAATTTCCTAAAATCAGTGGGAGATAATGATGCAACAGATACCTTCAGCTGGGACAGCAAATTGCCTGGTGCTCTTGTTCTTCTATCAAGG CAAGCCTTGCTTAGCAATGACAAGGACTTTGATCCATTCAAACAACAAGCTGAAGATTACATATGCAAGATTTTGCCCGACTCTCCCTACTCAACTACAAAATATACACAAG gcGGGCTAATGTTCAAGCTACCTGACAACAACCTTCAGTATGTTACAGCCGCAACATTCTTGCTCACAACTTATGCCAAGTACATGGCCTCTACGAAACACACGTTTAACTGTGGGAGTCTTTCGGTCACTCCGAGTTCACTAAGAACCCTTGCAAAGAAACAG GTTGATTATATATTAGGAGAAAACCCACTGAAAATGTCATATATGGTAGGATATGGGCCAAATTTTCCAAAGAGAATTCACCACAGAGGATCTTCCATGCCGTCGTTGACAAGCCACCCACAAACCATCGGTTGCCAAGGCGGTTTTGACCCCTTCATGCATTCAACAAGCCCTAATCCTAACATATTGACAGGAGCCATTGTTGGGGGTCCAGACCAGAACGATGGCTTCCCAGATGATCGGGGCGACTACAGTCATTCAGAACCTACCACCTATATAAATGCTGCTATTGTTGGACCATTGGCATACTTTGCTAAGAGCAGCTCCACTACTTGA
- the LOC133862043 gene encoding uncharacterized protein LOC133862043 yields MSGSSGCSVYVGNLDERVSDRVLYDILIQAGRVVDLYIPRDRETDKPKGFAFAEYETEEIAGYAVRLFSGLVTLYNRTLKFAISGQDKPSPLMSTTPASNSSHRPRSHPIPINNMEISQHSARLPEPLRFSAYQDNVSQVPVLPGVINQSNGYGSHFNDNNYEYSRRVFGATLDTISHFRSRRRDTSNPIYHPSL; encoded by the exons ATGTCAGGAAGCTCAGGTTGCAGCGTCTACGTAG GTAATCTGGATGAGAGGGTGAGTGATAGGGTCTTGTATGATATTTTGATTCAAGCAGGGCGGGTGGTAGACTTGTACATCCCACGGGACAGGGAAACAGATAAACCCAAAGGTTTTGCCTTTGCAGAATATGAAACTGAAGAGATTGCGGGCTATGCTGTCAGGCTTTTCTCTGGTCTTGTGACTCTCTACAATCGAACGCTGAAATTTGCA ATATCTGGGCAAGACAAGCCCTCACCTCTGATGTCAACGACACCCGCATCAAACTCATCTCATAGACCAAGGTCTCACCCCATTCCAATTAACAATATGGAGATTTCTCAGCACTCCGCGAGGTTACCAGAACCATTGAGGTTTTCAGCATACCAAGATAATGTTTCTCAAG TGCCTGTCCTCCCTGGTGTAATTAATCAATCTAATGGGTATGGATCACATTTCAATGACAACAATTATGAATACAGTCGAAGAGTTTTCGGGGCGACGTTGGATACCATTAGCCATTTTAGGTCACGCCGCCGCGATACAAGTAACCCAATCTACCATCCctcattatga